Genomic DNA from Mycobacterium stomatepiae:
CGAGGACACGTTGATGATCGAGCCGCCACCAGCCTCGATCATCGGGTCGACGGCCACCCGCATGCCCAGGAATGTCCCGGTCAGGTTGACGTCAATGACCTTCTGCCACTTGGCCAGGTCAAAGCTCCGCAGCGGCCCGAGCGCGACGGTGCCGGCGTTGTTGACCAGCACGTTGAGCTTGCCGAATTCGCTGATCGCGGTGGCGACCGCTGCTTCCCACTGGTCAAGCTGCGTGACGTCGAGGTGCACGTAGCGCGCGGAGTCGCCGATCTCCTCGGCCAGCGCCTTGCCCTGGTCGTCGAGGATGTCGCCGATCACCACCTTCGCGCCCTCCTCCACGAGCAGGCGCGCGTCCTCGGCGCCCATCCCGCCGGCGGCGCCACTAATCAGTGCAACTTTCCCGTCTACCCGACCCACGTGAGGGTCTCCTTTCGATTCAGGTGGTCACCAAAGTGCTTGGTGCGTAAAGCCCTTTGCCGGTTACCAGCGGCAAGTCGAGGGTGGTCCGGATGCCCGGTGGCGCCGCGATCACCGCCGGGATGGCGTTGACGACGCGGCCCGCCGCTCCGGCGATCGCGGCGTGGTTGTGGTCACCCTTGCGGCTGCTCGGAATGATGTCAACGGCATACGACGGCTCGCCGGTGATCTCGACGCGATAGGAGCCGTCGCCGGAGGCGGGCTGGGGCAGGTCGGGGCGCAGCCGGGTGACGTGCTCGATGACGATGGCGGGGTGGCCCTTGACCATGCCGCGAATCTCGAACTGCAGCATCGCCACCGTGCCCTTGGCCACGTGGCCGATCGCGATGTCGAAGTCCTCCGGAGCCGGTTCGCGCTGGTAGGACTCGGTGATCGCGTCGACCTCGATGCCGAGGCCGGCCGCCAGCTGACGGATAGCGGTGCCCCACGCGATGGACAGGATGCCCGGTTGCAGCAGCATCGGGATCTCGTCCATGGGCTTGGCGAACCCCATGTAGTCCATGACCTCGGTGCCGTTGTACGACGCGTAGTCGTGGATCTCCATGCAGCGCACCTGCTCGATGCGCTGACAGGTCCCCGCAAGCGCGAACGGGATCAGGTCGTTGGCGAATCCCGGGTCGACGCCGCTGATGAAGATGCTCGCATTGCCTTGCTGGGCAGCATCTTCCACCCGAGCGATGTACTTGTCGGGCATCACGCCCCAGGGGAATTGCAGCAGCCCGGGCGAGGACCCGACGACGTTGATGCCGGCGGCCAGGATGCGCATGACGTCGGCCATCGCGTCGGGTAACCGGGTGTCACCCATCGCGCAGTAGACGACGCACTCGGGCTTGGCGGCGATGATGGCGTCCAGGTCGTCGACGGCCTTGATGCCGGTGACGGTGTCGGTGTCCAGGCCGACGCCGCACAGTTCGCCGGCGTCGCGGCCCACCTTCTCCGGCGTGGAGACGTTGACGCCGATCAGCTCGAACTGGGGGTTAGAGATCAGTTCGGCCAGGGCCAGGCCCCCGACATTTCCGGTGCCGACGTGCGCGACGCGGATCACCATGACAGTCTCCGTCCCTTGCGGCCAGGAAAGCTTTTCTAGACACTAGTCCATAACTTTCGGGGCGCCGATAGGGCTGGACCTAACCGCGGCGCTGGCGTTAACCGCAGCCAGGCAGAATGGAACGCCGATGACTCAGCACGAAGATGTCCAATTCACCTCCGGCGACGACCGGATCAGCGGCTGGCTCTATCGACCGGCCACCGTGGGCGATGCGCCGCTGTTGGTGATGGCCCACGGCCTGGGCGCGGTGCGCACCATGCGCCTCGATGCCTACGCCGAACGGTTCAGCGCCGCCGGCTACGCCTGTCTGGTCTTCGACTACCGCAACTTCGGTGACAGCGAGGGTCAGCCGCGCCAAGTTCTCGACATCGACTTGCAGCTCGCCGACTGGGCCGCCGCAGTGGCCTATGCCCGCACGCTCGACGGCGTCGACCACAATCGAATCGCGTTGTGGGGCACGTCTTTTGGGGGTGGGCACGTGATCACCACCGCGGCCCGGCTGCCGGGGATCGCCGCCGCCGTCGTGCAATGCCCGTTTACCGACAGCCTCGCCTCGGCGCGCACCATCTCCCATCCGTGGGCGACCGCGCGCATCGCCGGGCGGGCGATCCGCGACGTCATCGGTGCTCGGCTGGGACGCCCCCCGGTGATGATCGCGACGGCGGGCCATCCCGGGGACGTCGCGTTGATGAATACGCCCGACTCCTACCCGGGCTACCTGCGGCTGGTCCCGGACGGCGTCGAGCTGCGCAACGAGATCGCGGCCCGCATCACGATGAAAATCTTCACCTACCGGCCCGGCCTGCTGACCGCGAAGATCGGCTGCCCCATCCTGTTCTGTGTGTGCGAATACGACTCCCTGGCCCCCGCCGACGCCACCTTGCGCCACGCCGCCAAGGCGCCGCGCGGCGAGGTACACACCTACCCCGAGGGGCATTTCGCGATCTACGTCGACGACGCGTTCGAGCGGGTCGTCGGCGATCAGCTCGCGTTCCTCGACAAGCATCTGAAATCTGAGTAGTCCTACGCTGTCCGGCGAGCGTTCGCTTTCGCATGCTGGAACACATGGAAATTCCCAATGGCATGTCGAAGAACACCGCCGCCTTTTTCATTCAGGCCGCCGTCGCTTTCGGAGTCAGTTTCGTCAGCGCGCTCGGCGGAATCCTCTACCTCCCGCTCGACTCATGGCAGCGGCTGTTCCTCGGTATCACCGTGTTGTTCCTCGTCTCGAGCGCCTTCACGCTGGCCAAGGTGATCCGCGATCACCAGGAGGCCGCGACCGTGCGGGTGCGTCTGGACGAAGCACGCATGGAGAAGCTGTTCGCCGAACACAACCCGTTCACCACCGCGACCTGATCCTTGGGTGAGCCCGCGCCGGGCCGTCGCCGACTTATGCTGGGCCCGATGACGCGCCCCGATCCCGATCCGACGACGCCGCTATGGCGTGCGGCGCAGGTATTTCGGCTGCTGAGTTGCCTTTACGCGCTGGGCTTCCAGATCGCCATCAATCCAGACCTGCGCCGGCCCGCGCTGGGCTGGGTGCTGTTCGCGGTGCTGATCGGCTGGAGCGCGGCCTGCGCGATCGCCTACTTGCGCGGGTTCGGCCGAAAGCCGGCGTGGGTGGTCGCCGAGCTCGTGATCGTCGTGGCCCTGATGTGGTCCAACAGGGTCATCACGTTCGAGCACTGGGCGTCGGAAAACCAGACCTGGCCGACGACGTTGTGGGCCAGCAATCCCACCATCTCGGCCGCGATCCAGTTGGGCCCGGTTCGCGGGATGTTGACCGGTCTGGTGGTGATGGCCACCAATTTCGCCGTCAAGAACTACTTCGACCTCAACATGACGCACAACGCCTCGATCATCATCGAACTGGCGATCGGCATGGCGATCGGACTGGCCGCCCAAACCGCGCGACGCGCCCACGCCGACCTGCAACGCGCCGCGCAACTGTCCGCCGCGGTTCAAGAGCGCGAGCGGCTGTCGCGCGAGGTGCACGACGGCGCCATCCAAGTGCTGGCGCTGGTCGCCAAGCGCGGCCACGAAATCGGCGGACCCACAGCAGAATTGGCTGACCTCGCCAGCGAGCAGGAACGCGCGCGACGGCGCTGGGTCACCTCCACCGGCATCGACGAGTACGGGGACCGCGCCACGATCGACCTGCGCACGCTGCTGCGCCACCGCGAATCCGATCGCGTATCGCTGAGCTTGCCGGGGACGCCGGTGACCCTGCCCCGCCGGGTGGCCGCAGAGCTGGCCGCCGCCGTGGGCAACGCGCTGGACAACGTGAGCGCGCATGCGGGCGCGGGCGCCCACGCGTTCGTGCTGCTGGAAGATCTGGGCGATTCCGTCACGGTCAGCGTGCGCGACGACGGTGTGGGTATCGCCGACGGCCGGCTGCAAGAAGCCGCCGAGCAGGGGCGCCTGGGGATCTCGAAATCGATTGTGGGACGGCTGGAGTCGCTGGGCGGCAGCGCGCTGCTGCGCAGCGGTGCGGGTGAGGGCACCGAATGGGAGCTGTCCGTGCCGCGCGACGGGGGGACCAAATGACCGACGACACTGCGGCAACGGTGATGGTGGTCGACGACCACCCGATCTGGCGTGACGCCGTTGCCCGCGACCTTGCCGACGACGGATTCGACGTCGTCGCCACCGCCGACAGCGTGGCCGCCGCCCGGCGCCGGGCGGCCGTGGTCAAGCCGGACGTGGTGGTGATGGACATGCGCCTGTCCGACGGCGACGGTGCGCAGGCGACGGCCGAGGTGCTGGCGGTCTCACCCGAGACTCGGGTGCTGGTGCTGTCGGCCTCGGACGAACGAGACGACGTCCTGGAGGCCGTCAAGGCCGGCGCCACCGGCTACCTGGTCAAGAGCGCCTCGAAAGCCGAACTGGCCGAGGCCGTCGCGGCCACCGCCGCAGGGCGGGCCGTGTTCACCCCCAGCCTGGCCGGACTGGTGCTGGGCGAATACCGCCGTATCGCCCAGAGCAAGAACACCGGGCCGGCCGGCCCCAGCTTGACCGAGCGCGAGACCGAGGTGTTGCGCCACGTGGCTAAAGGACTGTCGGCTAAGCAAATCGCCGAACGCCTGTCGTTGAGCCACCGCACCGTCGAAAACCACATCCAGGCGACCTTCCGAAAGCTGCAAGTCGCCAACCGCGTGGAGCTGACCCGCTACGCCATCGAACACGGCCTCGACGGCGGCTCCTAAGCCTGATACGGCTTAGGAGCCGAAAGACTCAGGGCCACAGTCGATATCGTGGTCAGCAGCGCGTAAGCGAAGACGCTCCACGACACCGCATCGGTGGGCAGCCCGGCCATCTCCTTGCCGAACACCAGTGGGGCCGAGACGATATGCGTCACCAGCAGTAAGCCTGCCAGCAATCCCGACACGGATGCCACCAGGCTGAACCAGACGCCGGCACGGCGGCGGCACATTAGCAGGACCGCGCCGACGAACAAGCCCGCAGCCGCGACGGCTTCGAGCAACCCCACGACGAGCAATCCCATCCCGGTCGGTGCCGCGAGCAGTAGTGGCGACAAGAACCCAAGGCCGCGAACCAGTTTCGTCAATTCGAGGTCGCAGGCGACAAAGCCCAGTCCGTTGACTGCGGCCCCGGCGAGGCAGAGCAGTGCGATCGCGACCGTCGCGGCCGACTGCGGCAGGGACTTCACGGCCGCGCCCGACCGGCCGCGGCGAGTGCCCGAGCGCCCAGCAGGGCGGTCACCATCGTCGCGACGCACATCAGTCCATTGTCCTTGAGGCCCCACTTGATCGACGCCAGCGTCGCCACGCCCGCTATGCACAGCAGCAGCCCGGCGGCCAGACCCCGGCCGACCGAGGTGATCACCGCAGCGCCGTCCCAGCCGGCCAGCGGGTTGTTCTCCAGCGGCCGCAGCACCAGGAACAGCACCGCCACCATCGCGGCCATCAGGAGCGGTTGCATCACGCTAATGGCGAGGTAGTCCGGCTGGCCGGGGTAGCGCGGATGACCGGTCAGGTCGAACAGCAGGTGCATGCCGAGTAGCGCGGGCATGTGCCACAGGTACAGCGTCATCGCACCGGAGTTGCCGAGCGCGGTCCACCACCACACGCGTGGCCGCTGCGCCCATCGGGTGATCGCGGGCATCGCGGCGATCGCCAACGCGCTCAGCACGATTGCGTGCCCGGCCTGCAGCAGCGACGGCGGGCTGGTGTTGGAAAGACCGTGATGCCCGGTGCCGACCAGACTGACTTCGTACGGACCCAAGCACACCAGGGCGAGGTCGACCGCGAACGCGACCGCCGCTGTTACCAGTGCGGCACGCCCGGTGAGCAGCCCGCGTCGGTAAGCGACGCCGAACATGGCCGGGATCAGCCAAACCGCCATGTTGAGATACCCCAGCGCCGACGCTGCGGGCCAGTGCAGTCGGGTGACGTCGATCAGGGCGATCGTCGCGTAGACCGCACCCACCCCCGCGACTAAACGGGTGCGGGTGGTGATCCGGGCCAGGGCCGGCATCGCGGCCAACACCAGCACGTAGGCACCCAGGAACCACAGCAGCTGAATACTGACGCCGGCGATGGGCTCGTAGATGTGCTGGGGCAGAAAAGGATACAGCAGGGTGAGCGCGACCGCCCAGAACCCGAGATAGTAGAAGACCGGCCGGAACAGCCTGGTGCAACGTTTCATCAGCCAGCCGCCCCAGTTGGTGCCGGGCCGCCAGGACAACAGGCTCGCCGCGGCACCGGCGAAGAAGAACAGCGGCATGATCTGGAGGACCCAGGTGAGAGCCTGAAACACCACCGAGGTGGTCAGCAGGTTGTCCCAGATGAGCACGTGGTTACGGATGACGCTGATCGCCATCACGGTATGACCGGTCACGACGCCGATCAGGGACACGATGCGGATGACGTCCAGGGCGCGGTCGCGGTCGGCCGGGGTTTGGGCGGCCAGTTCGGCGGGGGTGGGAAGTGGTTGCACCCACAAAGCATCGCGAGCAGCGGGCGCCGAAACCCGTGCAGTTCTACGCGTTAAGCCTGAGTAGTTCTACTCAAACCGCTACGACCCGAGCGGGGATTCCGTGCGGATCGACTCGTCGCGGATCAGGCCGCGCAGCAGCGCGGTGCTGAACTCGGCGGCGATTTCCTTGGCGCTGCGCCGTCCGTCGGGACGCAGCCACCGATAGGCCCCCAGCGTCATACCGATGTAGCCCAGCGCCACCACGTGGGTGTCGCATTCGAAGAACTCGCCGCTGGCGATGCCGCGGCCGATCAGGCCGTGCACATGCTCGTAGACCTGGGATTCTTTCTCCCGGACCTCGGCGACCTGCTCCTCGGTGAACCACTCGGTGATGTAGGGCGCCTCCTGGAAGTACACCGCAGCACCCTCAGGGTTCCCGGCGATGTTGGTCAGCAGCCGGACGGTGTATTGGTAGAGCGCCTCGCGGGCCGTCCAGGACGGATCGTCGTGAACAGCTTGCAAGGTGCTCTCGGCGGCCTGGCGGTAGATGTCGAACAGGATCAGCGACTTGCTGGCGTAGTAGTGGTAGACCGTGGCCTTATTCAGGCCGATGACGTCAGCGACGTCGTCCATCCGGGTGCCGTGGTAGCCGCGAGCGGCGAACAGCTTGGTGGCAACGGCCAGCAACTCCTCGCGGCGCGTCAACCCGTTGCGGGTGATGCTCTCGGATGACATCTCTACTCACTATCGTCGCTGCAGGCGGGGCCGCATGGGTAAGGTTTGCGGCCCGGTCTAGGCAAAGTACCAATCAACTGGTTGAACAGTTTAGAGGTATCGATCCCTGTCACACCGGCGCGGATGCGACTAGACTGGAAAACTCGAACTAGTCGCGAGTACAGAGGTGGGGCGATGGATCCGAGTCCGGATTACGACGGCAGCGACAAAATCGAATTCTTCATGAAGTACTTCACCTGGGGCCTGCGCGGGGTTCAGGACGGAAACGGTTACCCGCCGCCCGCCTACCCACCCGTCTAGACGGACTTTTTCGCGTCCCGAACAAATTGCGGTTCCGCCCGCCCAGCCGACGCACGCGGCTCAATGTCGAATTACAGAATCGCTTTGCGCTGCACACTAATTGGGCCCACGTGTGGTCGTCCCGATAACGCCGGTTTTCATCGTGCGGCCGCGCGGTTTGGGCTGCGGTCCCGATGCCGCACCACCTCGCCGAAACTAGCGTGAGGACGATGGACCCCAGTCCGGACTACGACGCCAGCGACGAAATCGAATTTTTCATGAAGTACCTGACCTGGGGCTTGCGCGGGGTCGAAAACGGCCAGGGGTACCCACCACCGGCGTATCCGCCGGTGTAGCGCCGGTTAGCCGCGGTAGGCGACGTCGAGGCGTTTGACGCCGTTGATCCAGCCCGATCGGAGTCGTTGCGGTTCGGCGAGCTTGGTGATGTCGGGTAATTGCTCGGCGAGCTCGTCGAAAATCAACTTGATCTCCATGCGGGCCAAATTGGCGCCGATGCAGAAGTGCACCCCATTGCCGCCGAAACTCAGGTGCGGGTTAGGATTGTGCAAGACGTCGAATTGGAACGGGTTGTCGAAGACGTCTTCGTCGAAGTTGGCCGAGCTGTAAAACAGCCCCACCCGCTGACCTTCCCGCACGGTGACGCCGCCCAGTTCGACGTCGGTAAGGGCGGTGCGCTGAAAACAATGCACGGGGCTGGCCCAGCGGATGATCTCGTCAACCGCGGTGGCCGGCCGCTCCCGCTTGAACAGCTCCCATTGTTCCGGGTTGTCCAGAAACGCGTTCATCCCATGTGTCATGGCGTTGCGAGTGGTTTCGTTGCCGGCCACGGCCAGCAGGATGACGAAGAACGCGAATTCGACGTCGCCCAGCGCATCCCCGTCGATGTCGGCTTGGATCAGGCGCGTGACGATGTCGTCGGCCGGGCAGCGGCGCCGCTCGTCGGCCATGTTGTAGGCGTAGGCCATCAGCTCGGCATTGGCGGTGGTCGGGTCGGCGTCGAAGTCCGGGTCATCGGTGTTCATGATCGCGTTGGTCCAGTCGAACAACTTCGCACGATCCACCTCCGGCACCCCAATCAGGTCGGCGATCGCCAGCAGGGGCAGCTTCATCGCGATGTCGTCGACGAAGTCGCCGTCGCCCTTGAGCGCGGCGGTGCGCACGATCTCCTTCGCCGCCCCGGCCAGCTTCTCCTCGAGCCCGCCGATCGCACGCGGGGTGAAGAGCCGTGACACCAGCTTGCGCAGCCGGGTGTGCTCGGGCGCGTCGTCGTTGATCAGCAAGGCCTTGGTCAGCTCGAGCTGGTCAGCGGTGACCCCTTCGGGCAGGCGCATGACCGCGCCCTTGCGGTTGGTCGACCACAGGTGGCTGTCTCTGGAGACGGCCTTGACGTCCTCGTGGCGGCTGATCACCCAATAGCCGCCGTCGTCGAAGACCGATTCGGGCTGCGCGTTCCACCAGGCCGGCGCCGTGCGGCGCAGCTCGGCGAATTGGGTGACCGGAAGGCCCGCCAGCAATACGTCGGGATCGGTGAAATCGAAATTCTCTCCGAACGGACACGTCGTCATTGTCATGTCGTCTCCTTTGATCGTGACGCCGATCATACATCCAATTGCAAGACGTATGACCTGCCACGGACGCGCGCGTCGGATATCGTCGCGGTGTGCGGACCCGCGGATGGGGCGGCAGCGTGCCGGCCAGCGACGAGGAGGCGGTGGCGCGCATCCTATCCGCCACCCGCCAAACCATCGACGAGCGCGGCGATCAGATCACGTTGGCCGATGTCGCGCGCACGCTGAACGTGACCCGGCAGACGATCTATCACTACTTCGCCTCGACCGACGAGCTACTCCAGGCGACCGCGCTAAGCGCGACCGCCGATTTCATGGACCACCTCGCGACGGCGCTGAACGGGATGACCGAACCCGCGGCCGCGCTGATCGAGGGCATCTGCCTGACCTTGGAACGCTTGCCGAAAGACCCCTACATCGGCCTCTTGCTGCGGGTGTCGCGCACCGGGGCCTTCGCCGAACAGGTCACCGTGACCAACGAGACCGCCCGCGTGCTGGGCCGCTCGATCTTGGACCGCCTCGACGTCGACTGGTCCGCATACGCTCCCCAGGCGATCGAAGACATCCTGCAGATCGTGTTGCGCACGTTGCAGTCGTTCATCCTGTCTCCGCCAACCGCGGACGGCACGGAATTGCGCCGGCTGCTCGGCATATGGATCGGCCCCGTCGTCGCGGCGCTGCCACGCCGCTAGAGCGCCTTGAGCTCCTCGGCCACCGCGGTCACCGACTTCTTCGCGTCGCCGAACAGCATGCTGGTGCCCTCGCCGTAGAACAGCGGGTTGTCGATTCCGGCAAACCCCGAGTTCATCGATCGCTTCAGCACGATCACCGACTTGGCCTTGTCCACGTTGAGAATTGGCATGCCGTAGATCGGGCTGGAGGCGTCGTTGCGGGCGGCCGGGTTGGTGACGTCGTTGGCGCCGATGACGATCGCGACGTCGGTGCGCGAGAACTCGTCGTTGATGTCGTCCATGTCCTTCATGGCGTCGTAATCCACCTCGGCCTCGGCCAGCAGCACGTTCATGTGGCCGGGCATCCGGCCGGCGACCGGGTGAATCGCGTACTTCACCGTCACACCCTTGTTCTCCAGCAGCGACGCCATGCCCTTGACGGCATGCTGGGCCTGCGCGACGGCCAGGCCGTAGCCCGGCACCACGATCACCTGGTTGGCGTAGGCCATCTGAATCGCGGCGTCGGCGGCCGAGGTCGCCTTCACCGTCTTATCGCCGCCGCCATCACCGGAAGGCGCCACGCCGCCCCCGCCGAAACCGCCGGCGACGATCGCGGGAATGGACCGGTTCATCGCCTTGGCCATCAGGTTGGTCAGGATCGATCCGGACGCGCCGACGATCATGCCGGCCACGATCATCGCGGTGTTGTTCAGCGCCAAACCGGCTGCGGCAGCAGACAATCCGGTCATCGCGTTCAGCAGCGAGATGACTACCGGCATGTCGGCACCACCAATCGGCAGCACCACCATCAGACCCAGCACGCCGGCGGCGGCCAGCAGGCCGATCATCCACCACAGCGGTGCTCCCCCGCTGCCCGGATGCGCATGCAGGCCGATGACCACGGCGGCGGCCACGGCCGCAATCAACAGCAACAGGTTGACTGGCTGCTGCAGACGGCCGAAGCCGATCGGCGATCCGGAGATGATTTCCTGCAACTTGCCGAACGCGATGATCGAACCCCAGAACGAGATCGACCCGATGATCGCGGCGAACAACGACGCCACCACGATGTGCACAGTCGGCGATTCGCCGTGCTGAAATGCCGAAAAGCCGCTGGTCTCAATGAACTCCGCCAGCGCGATCAGCGCGACCGTGCCACCGCCGACGCCGTTGAAGAACGCCACCAACTGCGGCATGGCGGTCATCTTGGTCATCCGCGCCGGGGGTACACCCAGCGCAACGCCCACCACCAGACCGGCGATGATCCATACCCACTGGCCCGTGTCACGGATCTTGACCAGCGTCGCCCCCACCGCCAGGGCCATGCCCACCGCGGCGATTAGGTTGCCGCGCACCGCTGTCTTGGGCCCGGTCAAGCCCATCAAGCCATAAATGAAGAGTGCGAAGGAAATGATGTAGAGGCCGATCACCAAGTAGTTCATTTGGCGGCAGGCTCCTCGTTATTGGCTTGCGGGGCAGCCTTTTTGCCCTTGAACATGCCGAGCATCCGGTCGGTGACGATGAAGCCGCCGATGACGTTCAGTGTTCCGAACACCACCGCGACGAACAAGATGATCTGCACCGCCAACGACGGGTGCTCGACCTCGCCGAACACCACCAGCGCACCGAGCACCACAATGCCGTGGATCGCGTTGGTGCCCGACATCAGCGGGGTGTGCAGCGTGTTGGGCACCTTGGAGATCACCGCGAATCCGACGAATCCGGACAACACCAGAATCGCGAGGTTCGCGAAAAGTTCGTCGTACATCTAAGAGTCCTCACGATCTTTTTGACGCGTTACGCATGATGCCGCGATGATTTCGTCGTCGAAGTCCGGGGCCAGCTTTCCGTCGGTGACCAGCAGGTCCAGCAGCGCGGTGATGTTCTTGCTGTAGAGCTCGCTAGCGTGCTCGGGCATCGTCGCCGGCAGGTTTAGCGGCGAGGCGATCGTGACGTCGTGCTTGACCACCGTGCGCCCGGGCTCGGTCAGCTCGCAGTTGCCCCCGGTTTCCCCGGCGAGGTCGACCACCACGCTGCCCGGCTTCATCGCCTCGACCGCGGCGGCGGTGACCAGACGCGGCGCGGGCCGGCCCGGGACCAGCGCCGTGGTGATCACGACGTCGAATCCGCTGATGGCCTTCTCCAGGGCCTGCTGCTGTTGTTCGCGTTCGGAGTCGGTGAGCTCGCGGGCATATCCGCCCTCACCGGCCGCGTCGATGCCGACGTCGAGCCACTGCGCCCCGACCGAACGCACCTGGTCGGCGACCTCCGGGCGCACGTCGTAACCGGTGGTGCGGCCACCGAGCCGCTTGGCCGTCGCCAACGCCTGCAGCCCGGCCACACCCACCCCGAGCACCAGCACCGTGGCCGGCTTCACCGTGCCCGCCGCGGTGGTCAGCATCGGGAAGAACCGCGTCGACTCCGACGCGGCCAGTAGCACGGCCTTGTAGCCGGACACGTTGCCCTGTGACGACAACGCATCCATCGCCTGCGCCCGTGAGATCCGCGGAATGGCCTCCAGCGCGAACGCCTGCACACCGGCGGCCTTGAGCGCGCCGATCGAGTTCTCCGCGTTGCGTGGCGCCAGGAAGCCGATCAGCGTCTGCCCGCTGCGCAGCTTGCCCACCTCGTCGGCGGTCGGCGGCGCGACCTTGACCACGACATCGGCGGACCATGCGTCCCCGATCGTGGCGCCGGCCGCGGTGTAGAGCTCGTCGGGAAGCAACGCGCGCGCCCCGGCACCGGCCTCGACCACCACCGCCACACCGCTGCTCACCAGGGAAGCGACCGCCTTCGGGACCAGAGCGACACGGCGCTCATCGGTCCCGGATTCAGCAACCACCCCGATCTTGACCGCGTCGGCCTGCGCATCTGTCATGGCGCGTACATCTACTTTCCTTAGCTCAGCTGCCTTAATGCGAACCTTGTTGAGTTGAACACCCTAGCGGCCGCTAC
This window encodes:
- a CDS encoding NAD(P) transhydrogenase subunit alpha, with translation MYDELFANLAILVLSGFVGFAVISKVPNTLHTPLMSGTNAIHGIVVLGALVVFGEVEHPSLAVQIILFVAVVFGTLNVIGGFIVTDRMLGMFKGKKAAPQANNEEPAAK
- a CDS encoding NAD(P)(+) transhydrogenase (Re/Si-specific) subunit beta; the protein is MNYLVIGLYIISFALFIYGLMGLTGPKTAVRGNLIAAVGMALAVGATLVKIRDTGQWVWIIAGLVVGVALGVPPARMTKMTAMPQLVAFFNGVGGGTVALIALAEFIETSGFSAFQHGESPTVHIVVASLFAAIIGSISFWGSIIAFGKLQEIISGSPIGFGRLQQPVNLLLLIAAVAAAVVIGLHAHPGSGGAPLWWMIGLLAAAGVLGLMVVLPIGGADMPVVISLLNAMTGLSAAAAGLALNNTAMIVAGMIVGASGSILTNLMAKAMNRSIPAIVAGGFGGGGVAPSGDGGGDKTVKATSAADAAIQMAYANQVIVVPGYGLAVAQAQHAVKGMASLLENKGVTVKYAIHPVAGRMPGHMNVLLAEAEVDYDAMKDMDDINDEFSRTDVAIVIGANDVTNPAARNDASSPIYGMPILNVDKAKSVIVLKRSMNSGFAGIDNPLFYGEGTSMLFGDAKKSVTAVAEELKAL
- a CDS encoding TetR/AcrR family transcriptional regulator encodes the protein MRTRGWGGSVPASDEEAVARILSATRQTIDERGDQITLADVARTLNVTRQTIYHYFASTDELLQATALSATADFMDHLATALNGMTEPAAALIEGICLTLERLPKDPYIGLLLRVSRTGAFAEQVTVTNETARVLGRSILDRLDVDWSAYAPQAIEDILQIVLRTLQSFILSPPTADGTELRRLLGIWIGPVVAALPRR
- a CDS encoding Re/Si-specific NAD(P)(+) transhydrogenase subunit alpha yields the protein MTDAQADAVKIGVVAESGTDERRVALVPKAVASLVSSGVAVVVEAGAGARALLPDELYTAAGATIGDAWSADVVVKVAPPTADEVGKLRSGQTLIGFLAPRNAENSIGALKAAGVQAFALEAIPRISRAQAMDALSSQGNVSGYKAVLLAASESTRFFPMLTTAAGTVKPATVLVLGVGVAGLQALATAKRLGGRTTGYDVRPEVADQVRSVGAQWLDVGIDAAGEGGYARELTDSEREQQQQALEKAISGFDVVITTALVPGRPAPRLVTAAAVEAMKPGSVVVDLAGETGGNCELTEPGRTVVKHDVTIASPLNLPATMPEHASELYSKNITALLDLLVTDGKLAPDFDDEIIAASCVTRQKDREDS